One genomic segment of Cystobacter fuscus DSM 2262 includes these proteins:
- a CDS encoding cytochrome P450, whose product MSAQQTNPNENRPEVPFNPYAPGYDVNPHPALEKLRAEAPIFYWEQGRCWVLSRYEDGVTVLRDDKRFSPNRDDWEFASVLGADALIPEMEELNKNGLFALNEGGHARVRRLVSPAFTPRATERLRPEIQAITDEVLDTLAAKGRLDMVKEFSERIPARVIGSMLKIPQGHEEQFLEFTNAVAKSVFAGALAPEELAPLRRQIHEGIVLVTETIDDRRRNPLENDILTTLIQTEEQGDKLNKQELLALVSSLIVGGFETTVHLVSFCVYNLLQQPGVLAEVKSKPELIKNLVEEVLRFDYFVKMGAARYAREDVELGGMHIKKGQMLLVLLGSVLRDERAFDKAHVFDLQRNANVSIAFGHGAHFCLGANLARLMVQIAMGSLVRRFPEMRLVKQPSFGPHSLMRKMEELEVDLGSPSA is encoded by the coding sequence ATGTCCGCCCAGCAGACGAACCCGAATGAGAACCGGCCCGAGGTGCCGTTCAATCCCTACGCGCCCGGGTATGACGTGAATCCCCATCCCGCGCTCGAGAAGCTGCGAGCGGAGGCGCCGATCTTCTACTGGGAGCAGGGGCGCTGCTGGGTCCTCAGCCGGTATGAGGATGGCGTCACCGTGCTCCGCGATGACAAGCGTTTCTCACCCAACCGGGACGATTGGGAGTTCGCCTCGGTGCTGGGCGCCGACGCGCTCATTCCCGAGATGGAGGAGTTGAACAAGAACGGGCTGTTCGCCCTGAACGAGGGGGGCCATGCCCGTGTGCGCAGGCTCGTCAGCCCGGCGTTCACTCCGCGCGCCACCGAGCGGCTGCGTCCGGAGATCCAGGCCATCACCGATGAGGTCCTCGACACCCTGGCGGCCAAGGGCCGGCTGGACATGGTCAAGGAATTCTCGGAGCGCATCCCGGCGCGGGTCATCGGCTCCATGCTGAAGATCCCCCAGGGGCACGAGGAGCAGTTCCTGGAGTTCACCAACGCGGTGGCCAAGAGCGTCTTCGCCGGCGCGCTCGCGCCCGAGGAGCTGGCGCCCCTGCGCCGGCAGATCCACGAGGGGATTGTCCTGGTGACGGAGACGATCGACGACCGGCGCCGCAACCCGCTGGAGAACGACATCCTGACGACGCTCATCCAGACGGAGGAGCAGGGAGACAAGCTCAACAAGCAGGAGCTGCTCGCGCTGGTGTCCTCACTCATCGTGGGAGGCTTCGAAACCACCGTCCACCTGGTGTCCTTCTGCGTGTACAACCTGTTGCAGCAGCCCGGGGTGTTGGCCGAGGTGAAAAGCAAGCCCGAGCTGATCAAGAACCTGGTCGAGGAGGTCCTGCGCTTCGACTACTTCGTGAAGATGGGGGCCGCCCGCTACGCCAGGGAAGACGTGGAGCTGGGGGGAATGCACATCAAGAAGGGGCAGATGCTGCTGGTGCTGCTCGGCAGCGTGCTGCGCGACGAACGCGCGTTCGACAAGGCCCATGTCTTCGATCTCCAGCGCAACGCGAACGTGAGCATCGCGTTCGGACACGGGGCGCACTTCTGCCTCGGGGCGAACCTGGCCCGGCTCATGGTGCAGATCGCCATGGGAAGCTTGGTGCGCCGCTTCCCGGAGATGCGGCTCGTGAAGCAGCCCTCGTTCGGGCCGCACTCCCTCATGCGCAAGATGGAAGAACTCGAGGTCGACCTGGGCTCGCCCTCGGCGTGA
- a CDS encoding glycosyltransferase gives MFIFLLLLTAVSALYSLNMAVQLLRVMRAMPQIERLNAPPPARWPRVSLVMPARDEERTLESAMRSKLGNTYPELEMVLVDDRSTDATGAIADQFARTEPRLQVVHVEHLPEGWLGKVHALQRGLERASGEWVLFSDADVHLAPGALEKIIAHAEHEGLDHVTVLPQITCSGFLLQMTFSALFRLVCVRTRMWEVSDPRSSASMGIGAFNLVRRSALERTPGLEWLKMEIADDVMFGTMLKRSGAKQAVLNGRNSVSLEFYPSLGAFSQAMEKSGASSPFSALILGNLLLVVLECGFLAGVLSGRPALVLLGGATWALGAGMAWAFSGWAGFSRGPAPLLFLGALPTAWVSLRSAVLARVRGGIFWRGTFYPTSVVRAGQRLGR, from the coding sequence ATGTTCATCTTCCTCCTGCTCCTCACCGCGGTCAGTGCCCTCTATTCGCTCAACATGGCCGTTCAGCTGCTCCGGGTCATGCGTGCCATGCCCCAGATCGAGCGGTTGAATGCGCCGCCGCCCGCGCGGTGGCCTCGGGTGTCGCTGGTCATGCCCGCGCGCGACGAGGAGCGCACGTTGGAGTCCGCCATGCGCTCCAAGCTGGGGAACACCTACCCGGAGCTCGAGATGGTGCTGGTGGATGACCGCTCGACGGATGCGACGGGAGCCATCGCCGACCAGTTCGCCCGGACCGAGCCCCGACTCCAGGTGGTGCACGTCGAGCACCTGCCGGAGGGCTGGCTCGGGAAGGTCCACGCCCTGCAGCGGGGGCTGGAACGCGCGAGCGGCGAGTGGGTCCTCTTCAGCGACGCGGATGTCCACCTGGCCCCGGGCGCCCTGGAGAAGATCATCGCCCACGCGGAGCACGAGGGGCTCGACCATGTCACCGTGTTGCCCCAGATTACCTGCTCCGGCTTCCTGCTGCAGATGACGTTCAGCGCCCTGTTCCGGCTCGTGTGCGTGAGAACCCGGATGTGGGAGGTGTCCGATCCACGCTCGTCCGCCAGCATGGGAATTGGAGCCTTCAACCTCGTGCGCCGCTCGGCCCTGGAGCGCACCCCCGGGCTGGAGTGGCTGAAGATGGAGATCGCCGACGACGTCATGTTCGGAACGATGCTCAAGCGCTCTGGCGCGAAGCAGGCCGTGCTCAACGGCCGCAACAGCGTGAGCCTCGAGTTCTACCCCTCTCTCGGCGCCTTCTCCCAGGCCATGGAGAAGAGCGGTGCGTCCTCTCCCTTCTCCGCGCTCATCCTGGGCAACCTGCTGCTGGTGGTGCTCGAGTGCGGGTTTCTCGCGGGAGTGCTCTCGGGACGCCCGGCGCTCGTGCTCCTGGGAGGAGCGACCTGGGCGCTGGGAGCCGGGATGGCCTGGGCTTTCAGTGGCTGGGCGGGCTTTTCCCGAGGGCCCGCGCCCCTGCTCTTCCTGGGCGCCCTGCCGACCGCTTGGGTCTCGCTCCGCTCGGCCGTGCTGGCGCGCGTGCGCGGGGGCATCTTCTGGCGGGGGACGTTCTACCCGACGTCCGTGGTGCGCGCCGGGCAGCGCCTGGGGCGCTGA